The Triticum urartu cultivar G1812 chromosome 6, Tu2.1, whole genome shotgun sequence genome includes the window CTGCACCGCCATCCCCGAGGCCGAGGGAAAGGCCGAATTCCAGCCGCTCAACCCTGAAGACGTCCGCGCATACCTCCACAAGGCCGTCGACTTCATCTCTGACTACTACACCAACATCAAGTCCATGCCAGTTCTCCCTGACGTGAAGCCAGGATACCTGCAGGATGAGCTCAGCTCGTCTCCGCCGATCGACTCAGCACCGTTCGATGACACCATGAAGGAGCTCAGGGCCTCCGTCGTCCCTGGCATGACGCACTGGGCTAGCCCGAACTTTTTCGCCTTCTTCCCCTCCACCAACAGCGCCGCTGCCATTGCCGGTGATCTCATCGCCTCCGCCATGAACACTGTCGGGTTCACATGGCAGGCCTCTCCAGTGGCCACCGAGATGGAGGTCCTCGCGCTCGATTGGCTTGCACAACTCGTACGCCTGCCCATCACCTTCATGAATCGCACTAGCACTGGCCGTGGCACCGGCGGTGGCGTCATCCTTGGCACCACGAGCGAGGCAATGCTTGTCACGCTTGTCGCCGCCCGTGACGCCGCACTGCATAGGTCTGGTTCGGCTGGCGTGTCCGACTTGCCGCGACTGGTTGTGTATGCTACCGACCAGACTCACTCCACTTTCTTCAAGGTATGTCGTCTCGCAGGCTTCGACCCCGCTAACTTCCGCTCCATCCCCACCGGGCCGGAGACCAATTATGGACTCGACCCAGTCAAGCTTCTTGAGACCATGCAAGCTGACAGAGACACCGGCTTTGTGCCAACATATGTATGTGCCACGGTGGGCACCACATCTTCAAATGCAGTCGACCCGGTGGGCGCCATCGCTGATATTGCTACCATGTTCAATGTGTGGGTCCATGTCGATGCTGCCTATGCTGGCAGTGCGTGCATCTGCCCGGAGTTTCGCCACCATCTCGATGGCGTCGAGCGTGTGGACTCCATTAGCATGAGCCCACATAAATGGCTCCTCACGTGCCTAGACTGCACCTGTCTGTACGTTCGCGATACTCACCGCCTGAGTGGCTCACTGGAGACAAACCCAGAGTACCTCAACAACGATGCTACTGACTCGGGCAAGGTTACCGATCTCAAGGACA containing:
- the LOC125513004 gene encoding tryptophan decarboxylase 1-like, which translates into the protein MGSLGTKHASCTAIPEAEGKAEFQPLNPEDVRAYLHKAVDFISDYYTNIKSMPVLPDVKPGYLQDELSSSPPIDSAPFDDTMKELRASVVPGMTHWASPNFFAFFPSTNSAAAIAGDLIASAMNTVGFTWQASPVATEMEVLALDWLAQLVRLPITFMNRTSTGRGTGGGVILGTTSEAMLVTLVAARDAALHRSGSAGVSDLPRLVVYATDQTHSTFFKVCRLAGFDPANFRSIPTGPETNYGLDPVKLLETMQADRDTGFVPTYVCATVGTTSSNAVDPVGAIADIATMFNVWVHVDAAYAGSACICPEFRHHLDGVERVDSISMSPHKWLLTCLDCTCLYVRDTHRLSGSLETNPEYLNNDATDSGKVTDLKDMQVGVGRRFRGLKLWMVMHTYGTSKLQEHIRKDVAMAKMFEDIVCSDDRFEVVVPRNFALVCFRIKASGAMTEEDADGANRVLMENVNKTGKAYLAHTVVGDKFVLRFAVGSSLQEERHVRNAWDLIKMTASSILD